The Chloroherpetonaceae bacterium genome window below encodes:
- the uvrA gene encoding excinuclease ABC subunit UvrA: protein MKEAVKPESNWDVKKGDIFIKGARTHNLRNVDALFPRGKLIVVTGVSGSGKSSLAFDTLYAEGHRRYVESMSSYIRQFLERMPKPDVDYIQGIAPAIAIEQKTISKNPRSTVGTITEIYDYLRLLFARIGKTYAPDTNEMVQKHTPDDVLLQLKIFSEGAKFYVCFPIPHHHDEKDKERTFEEELQTLKQKGFYRLVSSIKAGNELFDLSDPESEKKLLKLTKSEKGQLLIVADRLILRHTEELLSRVSEAVESAFRESYGFCTIRIEINGSYRDLSFSDKFEINGVEYEEPSPQMFAFNSPVGACPKCQGFGRVAGIDEDAVIPNRALALRDGAIVAWSGEKHSKHFFDLIRIAPKYGIDLGTPYSLLPTVAKKMIWEGIPSEKFIGLNAFFKFIEKESLYKMHYRVFLNRFRGYSTCPECGGSRLKKDALYVKIGGKNIADIVQMTISEAIEFFKAIAISPFDREVAKTLLNEIQKRLQYLLEVGLEYLTLDRPANTLSGGESQRINLATSLGSSLVGSIYILDEPSIGLHQRDSARLITILKKLRDIGNTVIVVEHDREIMEAADVILDLGPKAGRLGGELVFHGTHSQILTAQHTLTGKYLRNINELPYPEKRRNVKLSNALEVEGAMENNLKNISVKFPLGVMTCVTGVSGSGKSTLVGDILYLGLLKQKVGTAEKVGTHKALKGGEKVSKVELVDQSPIGRTSRSNPATYLKIFDDIRTLYAQTQVAKLKGWDAGYFSFNIPGGRCETCAGEGSVHVEMQFLADLDIPCEACGGRRYKEETLSAVYKEKSIADVLEMTIAEALSFFSEHKNISKKLQILVDVGLGYLQMGQSGSTLSGGEAQRLKLAYHISSAESKEALFIFDEPTTGLHFDDIQKLLKCFNRLIEQGNTLVIIEHNLDVIKQADWVIDLGPEAGDKGGEIVAEGTPEDIAKARHSLTGAYLNEYLSVKK, encoded by the coding sequence ATGAAAGAAGCTGTAAAACCCGAGTCTAATTGGGATGTAAAAAAGGGTGATATTTTCATCAAAGGTGCCAGAACGCACAATCTGCGGAATGTCGATGCGCTTTTTCCACGCGGAAAGTTAATTGTGGTTACAGGTGTGAGTGGTTCGGGGAAATCAAGCTTAGCGTTTGATACACTTTATGCAGAAGGGCATCGGCGTTATGTAGAGTCAATGTCGTCTTACATTCGTCAGTTTTTAGAGCGTATGCCCAAGCCGGATGTGGATTACATTCAAGGAATCGCTCCGGCGATTGCAATTGAGCAGAAAACAATTTCTAAAAACCCTCGTTCCACGGTTGGTACAATTACTGAAATTTATGATTACTTAAGACTACTCTTCGCAAGAATTGGAAAAACCTATGCCCCTGATACCAATGAAATGGTTCAAAAACATACACCTGATGATGTTCTTCTCCAATTAAAAATTTTTTCGGAAGGGGCAAAATTTTATGTGTGTTTCCCTATTCCACATCATCACGATGAAAAAGATAAAGAACGAACTTTTGAAGAAGAACTTCAAACGCTAAAACAAAAAGGATTTTATAGGCTTGTTTCCAGTATCAAAGCCGGAAATGAACTTTTTGATTTAAGCGACCCTGAATCAGAAAAAAAATTACTCAAGCTTACTAAATCAGAGAAAGGGCAATTGCTGATTGTTGCCGATCGATTGATTTTACGCCACACAGAGGAATTACTTTCACGTGTTTCTGAAGCGGTTGAGTCTGCGTTTCGGGAATCCTACGGCTTTTGTACCATTCGAATTGAAATAAATGGAAGTTACCGAGATCTTTCTTTTAGCGATAAGTTTGAGATTAATGGGGTTGAATATGAAGAACCTTCGCCCCAAATGTTTGCCTTTAATTCTCCGGTTGGGGCTTGCCCGAAATGTCAGGGGTTTGGGCGTGTGGCGGGTATTGACGAAGATGCCGTAATTCCTAATCGTGCACTGGCTTTGCGCGATGGAGCAATTGTGGCGTGGAGTGGTGAAAAACACTCTAAACATTTCTTCGACTTAATTCGAATTGCACCTAAGTACGGAATTGACTTAGGAACGCCATACTCATTGCTGCCCACTGTGGCAAAAAAGATGATTTGGGAGGGAATTCCGAGCGAAAAGTTTATTGGGTTAAATGCCTTTTTCAAATTCATCGAAAAAGAAAGTCTGTACAAAATGCATTACCGCGTCTTCTTGAATCGATTCCGTGGCTATTCGACCTGTCCGGAATGTGGCGGTTCAAGGCTTAAGAAAGACGCGCTTTACGTGAAAATTGGAGGTAAGAATATCGCCGATATTGTTCAAATGACGATTTCGGAGGCAATTGAATTTTTCAAAGCAATCGCGATTTCTCCCTTTGATCGTGAAGTTGCAAAAACACTGCTCAACGAAATCCAAAAACGCTTGCAATATCTTTTGGAAGTTGGGTTAGAATATCTCACGCTCGATCGACCTGCAAATACCCTCTCAGGCGGTGAATCGCAAAGAATTAATCTTGCCACTTCTTTAGGTTCATCGCTCGTTGGATCAATCTATATCCTCGATGAGCCTTCGATTGGTTTACATCAACGCGATTCCGCTCGGTTGATTACGATATTGAAAAAACTACGTGATATTGGAAATACAGTAATTGTTGTTGAGCACGATCGCGAGATTATGGAAGCGGCCGATGTCATTCTTGACTTGGGTCCGAAAGCCGGCAGATTAGGTGGTGAACTTGTTTTTCACGGTACGCATTCACAAATTCTTACCGCTCAGCATACACTCACCGGGAAGTATCTGAGAAATATCAACGAACTGCCTTACCCTGAAAAGCGAAGAAATGTCAAGCTTTCCAATGCCTTGGAAGTAGAAGGAGCTATGGAAAATAACTTGAAAAATATTTCAGTCAAGTTTCCTTTAGGGGTTATGACCTGCGTAACCGGAGTCAGCGGGTCGGGAAAATCGACTCTGGTTGGGGATATTCTTTACCTTGGTCTCTTAAAGCAAAAAGTAGGCACGGCCGAGAAAGTAGGAACTCACAAAGCGCTTAAAGGAGGAGAAAAAGTGAGTAAAGTAGAATTGGTTGATCAATCGCCAATTGGAAGAACAAGCCGAAGCAATCCGGCAACCTATCTTAAAATATTTGATGATATTCGCACCCTTTACGCTCAAACTCAGGTTGCAAAATTAAAAGGCTGGGATGCCGGATATTTTTCATTTAACATTCCGGGTGGCCGCTGCGAAACTTGTGCCGGTGAAGGGTCCGTTCATGTTGAAATGCAGTTTCTTGCCGATCTTGATATCCCTTGTGAAGCGTGTGGAGGAAGGCGATATAAAGAAGAAACACTTTCAGCGGTTTATAAAGAAAAGTCAATAGCGGATGTATTAGAAATGACAATTGCAGAAGCCCTTAGCTTTTTTTCTGAACACAAAAATATCAGCAAAAAACTTCAGATTCTTGTCGATGTCGGGCTTGGTTATTTGCAAATGGGACAGTCGGGAAGCACGCTTTCTGGTGGCGAAGCTCAACGGTTAAAATTAGCCTATCATATCTCAAGTGCAGAATCAAAAGAGGCACTCTTTATCTTTGATGAACCAACAACCGGGCTTCACTTCGACGATATTCAAAAACTCTTAAAATGCTTTAATCGCTTAATTGAGCAGGGTAATACTTTGGTGATTATTGAACATAATCTGGATGTCATTAAACAAGCCGATTGGGTGATTGACCTTGGCCCTGAGGCTGGTGATAAAGGGGGGGAGATTGTGGCTGAAGGAACACCCGAAGATATCGCAAAAGCAAGGCATTCACTTACAGGAGCTTATCTCAACGAATACTTGTCTGTAAAGAAATGA
- the rpsP gene encoding 30S ribosomal protein S16, with translation MVKIRLRKIGRKKLPIYQVVATDIRARRDGKFLEVLGRYEPKLRPQRVTLKEDRVVYWLGVGAQPTVTAQGVLRSTGLLYKMSLQRKGKSEEEIIAEMAKWTARQENRLKKKASRKSIRRKKKKAESSEKAAS, from the coding sequence TTGGTTAAGATTAGATTACGCAAGATTGGTAGAAAAAAACTCCCGATCTATCAAGTCGTGGCTACGGACATTCGCGCCCGTAGAGATGGAAAATTTTTGGAAGTTTTGGGTCGCTATGAGCCAAAACTTCGTCCTCAGCGAGTAACGCTGAAGGAAGACCGAGTGGTTTATTGGCTCGGTGTTGGTGCGCAGCCAACCGTAACGGCGCAAGGTGTTTTGCGCTCTACCGGTCTTCTTTATAAAATGTCGCTTCAAAGAAAAGGGAAAAGCGAAGAAGAAATTATCGCGGAAATGGCAAAGTGGACCGCTCGTCAGGAAAATCGCTTAAAGAAGAAGGCTTCGCGCAAATCCATTCGCCGAAAGAAAAAGAAGGCGGAAAGCAGTGAAAAAGCCGCTTCTTAA
- the rimM gene encoding ribosome maturation factor RimM (Essential for efficient processing of 16S rRNA): protein MPFVTIGKIVKTRGLKGEVKVLSETSFPEKFKTRKRLFLGKTETDAVLFEVDSARIQDDFVFLAFKGIDSLEKAEPLLGSTIFLDEREMAKPRRNEAFIHELIGLTVVNEALEPLGVVSNVFNYPSCDSYEIQLEADRSKTILIPALEEFIASVDLQNRKVIVRRFEEFL from the coding sequence ATGCCATTTGTAACGATTGGGAAAATCGTAAAAACAAGAGGGCTAAAAGGTGAAGTAAAGGTTCTTTCTGAAACAAGTTTTCCTGAAAAGTTTAAGACGCGCAAGCGATTATTTCTTGGTAAAACAGAAACTGACGCTGTTCTCTTTGAAGTTGACTCGGCAAGAATACAAGATGATTTTGTTTTCCTTGCCTTTAAGGGTATCGATAGCCTTGAAAAGGCTGAGCCACTTTTAGGTTCCACAATTTTTTTGGATGAACGTGAAATGGCAAAACCGCGGCGTAATGAAGCGTTTATTCACGAACTCATTGGTCTAACGGTTGTTAATGAAGCACTTGAGCCGCTTGGTGTTGTGAGTAATGTCTTCAATTATCCTTCGTGCGATTCGTACGAAATACAATTGGAAGCCGACCGTTCAAAAACCATTTTGATTCCGGCCTTAGAGGAATTTATTGCTTCGGTTGATTTGCAAAACCGAAAAGTAATCGTAAGGCGGTTCGAAGAATTTCTTTGA
- the ffh gene encoding signal recognition particle protein has protein sequence MFESLSDKLDLALRKVSGQSKINEVNIGNALRDIKRALLDADVNYNVVKQFIEDVRKRALGNEVIQSVSPSQMIVKIVYDELTLLMGGEKADLNLQTNRIPAVIMVAGLQGSGKTTFSAKLALQLKKKGRNPLLVAADVYRPAAVDQLKTLGASIDIPVFSIEEKDAIKAATKGIEFAKQNARDIVILDTAGRLQIDEEMMSEAAELKRLLSPEEILFVVDSMIGQEAVSTAKAFHDRLDFDGVVLTKMDGDTRGGAALSIKTVVQKPIKFISQGEKVEDLDIFYPERMAQRILGMGDIVSFVEKAQEKLDLKKSEELQKRLLENEFNLEDFLGQIQEIRKMGSLQNIVSMIPGMSKMLPTDQINEKDMKKVEAIIHSMTLEERKKPDVINGSRRIRIAKGSGTSVQDVNALLKQFTEMKKMMKSITKMAKSGRKLTADNMQLGRLLNRS, from the coding sequence TTGTTTGAGTCACTAAGCGATAAACTTGATCTTGCGCTTCGAAAAGTTTCGGGGCAGTCGAAAATCAATGAGGTCAATATCGGAAATGCGCTCCGCGATATTAAGCGTGCGCTCTTAGACGCCGACGTCAACTATAATGTTGTCAAGCAATTTATTGAGGATGTTCGGAAGCGCGCATTAGGTAATGAGGTGATTCAAAGTGTTTCACCCTCACAAATGATAGTTAAGATCGTTTACGACGAATTAACATTATTAATGGGTGGCGAAAAAGCGGATTTAAATCTTCAAACCAACAGAATCCCCGCGGTCATAATGGTTGCAGGGCTTCAAGGGTCAGGTAAAACAACCTTTTCAGCAAAGCTTGCACTTCAGCTCAAGAAAAAAGGGCGAAATCCTCTCCTTGTTGCTGCTGACGTTTACAGACCCGCAGCCGTTGATCAATTAAAAACATTAGGCGCTTCAATTGATATCCCTGTTTTTTCAATTGAAGAAAAGGATGCCATTAAAGCCGCCACGAAGGGAATTGAATTTGCAAAACAAAATGCTCGCGATATTGTGATTCTCGATACCGCCGGCCGTTTGCAGATTGATGAAGAAATGATGAGTGAAGCCGCAGAATTGAAGCGGTTGCTTTCTCCTGAAGAAATTCTTTTTGTTGTTGATTCAATGATTGGGCAAGAAGCTGTTTCAACAGCCAAAGCCTTTCATGACCGGCTTGATTTTGACGGTGTGGTACTAACCAAAATGGATGGTGACACCCGTGGCGGTGCGGCTCTGTCTATTAAAACCGTTGTTCAAAAGCCGATTAAATTTATTAGCCAAGGGGAAAAAGTAGAAGACCTTGATATTTTCTACCCCGAACGAATGGCGCAGCGCATTTTAGGAATGGGCGATATCGTTTCATTCGTCGAAAAAGCGCAGGAAAAACTTGACCTGAAGAAGAGTGAAGAGTTGCAAAAACGACTTCTTGAAAATGAATTCAACCTCGAGGATTTCCTCGGTCAGATTCAAGAAATTAGAAAAATGGGCTCACTTCAAAATATCGTTTCAATGATTCCGGGAATGAGTAAAATGCTTCCAACCGATCAAATCAATGAAAAAGATATGAAAAAGGTAGAGGCAATTATTCATTCTATGACTTTAGAAGAGCGAAAAAAGCCGGATGTTATTAATGGCAGTCGTCGAATTCGCATTGCCAAGGGAAGTGGAACTTCTGTTCAGGATGTGAATGCACTTCTAAAGCAGTTCACTGAAATGAAAAAAATGATGAAGTCGATTACGAAAATGGCAAAATCCGGCCGCAAATTAACGGCCGATAACATGCAGCTTGGCAGGCTTTTGAATCGGTCATAG
- a CDS encoding DUF4175 family protein: MKHLHEEIEITQRLFELWKKMRRRIWETGILQVLMAALVVLFCFGLTEWIFEFGRIGRGFLLILVLTSVASASIYFLFRPLKRFPFNRERMAKLIGNMIPEIGDKLINALQIYQESPENAFSRAALISAYQSASLFNFQAKVYDDRWFRKFGPSVLSLSLFSLLLFLPPIQLSEPLKRILFFYEHFSPPEKFQLKALSGDLEVLAGKEAVLQFTIVSLLEGVDDSPPHEMKIFLVNKDGFSFAEQALIADSSGKFNFKMRSVKEALHYYGVAKLNEKKTITSDTHRIALLQIPSVNFFQLSIKPPGYTGLQPVKIEPNFGDATVIRGSEIELNLRASTALLKARTIIDSPLPDVIEMSVRSDSAKVKLSIRENTTYRFLIEDKNEVKGELSPKYQIKAIGDNPPELKVVAPSTPEFDIPQSMKLPVIANLRDDFGFSRFSLFYRNSKSNYKEPEQFYSELILSLESAEGSKTEKRINYQFDLSKIQISEGDELEFYLQVWDNDAVLGFKSVKSETFKLRLPTLDELYTEVEKEEESILKNLDDKIEKAAELQRELEAVQDELRQKVQSDWQDRKAIEQAMQKQKELQASIEEVKNEMREMLSKAEERELLSEETLKEYEEVMKLMDEVKSAEIEKARAEMEKALSQMNEQKMREALKNFSMNEKKLKEVLERTKELLTRKQIERKIDEMITRMDALSEKQDKLQLKTERELSQPAKSEKVQEEKAASLAQEQEKLKQEYQELQAQNEELKSLMQSYPKQDKLPTKEQQDFEEEMKFQDVTREMNEAAKEIKERKLESAKEKQQSVQAKMKSQKDRLASMKREVTKQRKEEVLDAMQNLAHSALELSLEQEELRGNIDEPDMNAGTEEMRQKAAGQQELLESLRQMQQSISNVGKKSSQVRQELSELLQKAASQMEASIRQLENRNTPAAQLEMQSAMQNLNEFASRSAEMMAAMQNQGQGGEGGGEDGEDLGESMNGLAGEQGKLNEQTQEMGSREEQSKSERMSQLAAQQMALKEQLEGIRQRQKQKEEKASKDGKPSSQELLGNLDELASEMEQTAKELAQNQFNKELVSRQQKILTRMLESTRSLQKREEEEQREAKSAKSIFKRSPAELPKTPPPNRLRDALKRLKEQGFTEDYERIIRRYYEKIDQTL; the protein is encoded by the coding sequence ATGAAGCACTTGCATGAAGAAATTGAAATAACACAGCGGCTTTTTGAACTTTGGAAAAAAATGCGCCGGAGAATTTGGGAAACAGGCATACTTCAAGTTCTAATGGCGGCTTTGGTAGTGCTTTTCTGTTTTGGTTTAACCGAGTGGATTTTTGAGTTTGGTCGGATTGGGCGAGGGTTTTTATTGATTCTTGTACTGACTTCTGTTGCGAGTGCATCGATATACTTTTTATTTCGCCCATTAAAGAGATTCCCTTTTAACCGCGAAAGAATGGCCAAACTTATTGGGAATATGATTCCTGAAATAGGCGATAAACTGATAAATGCGTTACAAATCTATCAAGAGTCTCCTGAGAATGCATTTTCAAGGGCGGCACTGATTTCTGCTTATCAATCTGCTTCTCTATTCAACTTCCAAGCCAAGGTTTATGATGATCGATGGTTCCGAAAATTTGGCCCAAGTGTCTTAAGCCTTTCTCTTTTTTCATTATTGCTTTTTCTACCGCCGATTCAACTTTCAGAGCCGTTAAAGCGAATTCTATTTTTTTATGAGCACTTTTCACCGCCTGAGAAATTTCAATTAAAAGCGCTTTCTGGAGATTTGGAAGTATTGGCAGGGAAGGAGGCGGTTCTTCAATTTACGATAGTTTCACTTTTGGAGGGAGTCGACGACTCACCGCCCCACGAAATGAAGATTTTTTTAGTGAATAAAGATGGATTTTCATTCGCGGAGCAGGCGCTTATTGCCGATAGTAGCGGCAAATTTAACTTTAAAATGCGATCCGTTAAGGAAGCGCTTCATTATTACGGCGTAGCAAAACTGAACGAAAAAAAAACAATCACAAGCGACACTCATCGCATTGCTCTTTTACAAATTCCTTCGGTTAATTTCTTTCAACTATCCATTAAGCCACCCGGCTATACCGGTTTGCAGCCTGTTAAAATTGAACCGAATTTTGGCGATGCCACTGTGATAAGAGGTTCAGAAATTGAATTAAACTTGCGTGCTTCAACAGCGTTATTGAAAGCACGAACCATCATCGATTCCCCGCTCCCTGATGTGATTGAAATGAGTGTCCGTTCAGATTCTGCCAAAGTAAAACTTTCTATCCGTGAAAATACCACCTATCGTTTTTTGATTGAAGATAAAAATGAAGTTAAAGGTGAACTTTCTCCGAAGTATCAAATTAAAGCAATAGGTGATAACCCTCCGGAACTAAAAGTTGTAGCACCCTCAACGCCTGAATTCGATATTCCCCAATCAATGAAGCTACCCGTGATTGCAAACCTTCGCGATGACTTCGGCTTCAGTCGTTTCTCTCTTTTTTATCGCAATTCAAAATCAAATTATAAAGAGCCGGAACAGTTTTATTCCGAGTTAATTCTATCACTTGAATCAGCTGAAGGAAGTAAAACAGAAAAGAGAATCAATTACCAATTCGATCTCTCTAAAATTCAAATTTCAGAAGGTGATGAATTAGAATTCTATCTCCAAGTTTGGGATAACGATGCGGTTTTAGGATTTAAATCAGTAAAAAGTGAAACTTTCAAATTAAGACTGCCAACGCTTGATGAACTTTATACTGAAGTCGAAAAAGAAGAGGAAAGCATCTTAAAAAATTTAGATGACAAAATTGAAAAGGCAGCTGAATTGCAACGCGAATTAGAAGCAGTTCAAGATGAACTGCGCCAAAAAGTTCAATCCGATTGGCAAGATCGAAAAGCAATTGAACAAGCGATGCAAAAACAAAAGGAATTGCAAGCGAGCATTGAGGAAGTAAAAAATGAAATGCGTGAGATGCTCTCCAAAGCAGAAGAGCGCGAATTGCTTTCCGAAGAAACATTGAAAGAATATGAAGAGGTTATGAAATTGATGGATGAAGTGAAATCTGCTGAAATTGAAAAGGCAAGGGCTGAAATGGAAAAGGCGCTCTCTCAGATGAATGAACAAAAAATGAGAGAAGCATTAAAAAATTTTTCAATGAATGAAAAGAAATTGAAAGAAGTGCTTGAGCGAACAAAAGAATTGCTTACCCGAAAACAGATTGAGCGCAAAATTGATGAAATGATAACGAGAATGGATGCCCTCTCAGAAAAGCAAGATAAACTCCAACTAAAAACAGAGCGTGAACTTTCACAACCCGCAAAGTCAGAGAAAGTGCAGGAAGAAAAGGCGGCATCCCTTGCTCAAGAGCAAGAAAAATTGAAGCAGGAGTATCAAGAGCTTCAAGCACAAAACGAGGAATTAAAGTCGCTTATGCAATCGTATCCGAAGCAAGATAAACTGCCTACAAAGGAACAGCAGGATTTTGAAGAGGAAATGAAGTTTCAAGATGTCACGCGTGAGATGAATGAAGCAGCAAAAGAAATCAAAGAGAGAAAACTTGAAAGTGCCAAAGAGAAGCAGCAATCTGTACAAGCGAAAATGAAATCTCAAAAAGACCGCCTTGCATCAATGAAAAGGGAAGTCACCAAACAGCGTAAAGAGGAAGTTTTGGATGCAATGCAAAATCTCGCTCATTCTGCTCTTGAACTCTCTTTGGAACAGGAAGAATTACGAGGCAATATTGATGAACCTGATATGAATGCCGGCACGGAAGAAATGCGTCAAAAGGCAGCAGGGCAACAAGAGCTTTTGGAATCACTTCGCCAAATGCAACAATCAATTTCGAATGTTGGAAAAAAATCATCTCAAGTAAGGCAAGAACTTTCAGAATTGCTTCAAAAGGCTGCAAGCCAAATGGAGGCTTCGATTCGTCAATTGGAAAATCGCAACACACCGGCTGCGCAGCTTGAAATGCAATCGGCAATGCAAAACTTGAATGAATTCGCTAGTCGATCCGCGGAAATGATGGCTGCGATGCAAAATCAAGGTCAAGGCGGTGAAGGAGGAGGAGAAGATGGCGAAGATTTGGGCGAATCAATGAATGGTCTCGCGGGCGAACAAGGTAAATTAAATGAACAGACTCAAGAAATGGGAAGTCGAGAAGAGCAAAGCAAGTCCGAAAGAATGTCTCAACTTGCGGCACAACAAATGGCTCTGAAAGAACAGTTGGAAGGAATTCGTCAAAGGCAAAAGCAAAAAGAAGAAAAAGCGTCAAAAGATGGAAAACCTTCCTCACAAGAGCTTTTAGGGAACCTTGATGAACTGGCAAGCGAGATGGAACAAACCGCAAAAGAATTGGCGCAAAATCAATTCAATAAGGAACTTGTTTCACGCCAACAAAAAATTCTAACAAGAATGTTGGAATCAACCCGTTCTCTTCAAAAGCGTGAGGAAGAGGAGCAACGAGAAGCGAAAAGCGCAAAAAGTATCTTTAAACGATCGCCGGCTGAACTGCCAAAAACGCCCCCTCCGAACCGACTCCGAGATGCCCTTAAACGTCTAAAAGAACAGGGCTTTACTGAAGATTATGAAAGAATCATTAGGCGCTATT